Part of the Paenibacillus kyungheensis genome, TATACGCTGTATTTACCATTGGCTATCACCCAATCTTTAGCAGTCTCGCCTCCGAATGCGGATTGTATACCTGGAAATACAAGACTTATGTGTTGCTCCAGTATGCGACTCTCTTCAGTACATTCTGGCTGTGTATAGATTGGAATAGCGTGATGCCAGATCCCATATTGAAGTAATGTGGTTGTAAGTGTAACACAGCGACGTGATCGAGCAGGTACTTCAATAGCTACCCTAGTATCTTGAAATGACAAAATATTATCGTTAGGGCATTGCAGGTAATAGGTAATTTGTTGATCGTACTCATTTTCTACTGTTAATTCTAGTGCGACCTCTTCCCCTACTATTAACGAACGGTGAGGAGCTTTTACTTTTAAGCGTACCGGGAACTTAGGTTCAACACCACTTTTGAATATAGCAGATTGCCCGTTAATGATTAATTCTGCTTCTACAACAGGATGTGTCTGAAACGGATCTTGCTCTTCTTCAATCGGCTTAATCTGAAAATGCCCTTCAATCGTAGCTTGTGATTCTACTATTCTGGATTCTTGCAATTCAAAAGCAATATCATCATTAGCAATAGACTTAATCTGAAGCGATAATGGCTTACCTGTTTTGTTAATCACTTCATAGACGATTGGATAATCGGTTCCAAATGGCAATTGATGAGCAACAGGAATCGTAGCCTGAATCAGATAATCATTCGTTTCAATCAATCGTAGACCACGACCGGTTCGTTCATATTCCATTTTGAGTTGTAGATCATCTTTAATCCACTGATATGTGAAATAATCAAACCCGTATTCCTGTCGTCCATCAGGTTCGGTTACAATCTCACGCGTGCTATCGGTATACCAGTCAATCTGTTCAAAATAAGACTGTACTGCTGGTGTCTGTAACACTGCTGGAATCAAATTAATAAGATGTGTTGTATCGTCACGTCGTTCCCAGAAAAATCCTGCTTTTTTATACGTAGGTACAGCTTTGATATTACCCGGCCAAGTGTATAAATCCAATCTTGGCCAACCTCGTTGCAATGTTTCTTCGACTGCTCGTAATACTAATCTTTTTCCAATTTTATATCCATGATAATCTGGACGTACATTCAGTAATGGAATATAAAGTGCTCCTGTGTCTTCTTTATAATGAGAAAAGCTACAGTATCCAACCACTTCATCGTCTTTTACAGCTAGAAAAACATCAATATGTGTATGATTATGGTGCTCTTTCAAAATCATTTCTTCGGTCTGGACCGTATTATCACCGCCCCAACTCTCATGACTGGCATTCCACATCTCTGCAATCGATGCAGCAAAACGTGGCTCGTAGGTTACAATTTGAATAGTATCCATTTGGGTCATTGTCGTGGCTCCTCTTATGTAGATAGAATATCTATATTGGTGTACCTAATTATGCAAGTAAGATGCAATTGTCGCTCCTTTCTATCGTATTGTCTCTTATCATACTATGTGTTTGAACGATAATCAAAGTGTAACAACCATTATGTGTATATCGCGAAAAGGAACAGATATCCTAAGTAAAAAAACCTCCTTAATTAGCAGGAGGTTTTCTATCTATCTTATATCATTATTGTAAAATCATCACACCATAAGCCGGTATCGTCGTTGTTCCTTCAATTAAAGTATCTATTAACACATCTGTACGTTGTTGTTTGATCTGAATAGAAGCCTCTTGATCGCTATAATTGAGCAAAAAGATGTATTGGTGTTGCTCATTCTGACGAATCCCTATCTCCACCTGTTCCGGCACTTCTAACCAGTCAGCTACAGGGGAGGATATCTCTAAGATCGACAATAATTCATCGACAACATCTTCATGAAAAGCTGCCCCATAATATAACACTTTACCTTTGCCGTATAGTCGCTGTGTTAATGCAGGAGCATCTTCATAGTAAGATGATGTATAGGTCGCCAATACTTCTACATCGTCTTCATTTACTTGTAAAATATCGTTAAATAACTCCGCTACTTGCGCCATATGATGATTGTTATGTTGCCAGCGAAGTCCTGGCACTTGAGCATTACCTGTAATCGAAGTGAAATCCGCTACAGAAATTCCGCATAAGGAAGCGACAGGGCCCGGCATAGGCGCCATTCGGCAATGACCGGATAACTCTTTGTATCCTGTGCGTGCACCCAAAATTAGTGTTCCACCTGCTTCTACATACTGAGTCAATAAAGTCGCTGTCTGCTCAGACATAATTGCGGCATGCGGATAAATAAGCACTTTATATTGTTGTAATTCTGCCAGTGTCTGCTTACGCAAATAGATAATATCTGTTGGGATATGCTGATATTGAAGTTGCTTGAACCATGCGTTGATACTTTTGCCTGTTAAAGGGCCATGCCATATATCGTATTCGCCATCCCAATCGTTATCATAATCTTTGACGATAGCTATATCTGCTTGATAAGTTGTACCTGCAATCTTGTCACCGATCGCCACAAATTCTTGCCCTACTTGAGATGCTTCTTGAATACGACGGTTCGGTTGATTATGGTAATCATTTAAGCCATGCCAGTAGATTTCTGTACCAAATGTAGCCGTTCGCCAGCGGAAATACATTACCAGATCAGCGCCATGTAATACCGATTGGTATGTCCATAATCTTAATTGCCCCGGACGTGGAGCAGGCATATTCATTCGATTCACCCATCCACCTGGCCCGGCTTGCTGTTCCATAATACAGAAATTGTTAGAGATATTACGGACAACGCTCAGATTCTGACTCCATTTACGATCCAACAATGGCTTAGGTTCATCACTGCCAAAGATGGTTGAAAATTGCGGATATGAATCATAGGAGAAAAAGTCGAGCATTTCTTCTGTTAACGCATGACTATCTAAATGTCCAAACAGACCATTCGTTGTAATCCAATGATGAGGAGCGATCTCTCTTAAAATGTCTGCTTGAATACGAGCAAAAGCGATAGTATTGTCAGAAATAAATCGTTTCTCATCTAACACCAGATGCGGATTAGGAGAATGTGCTGTAGTAAGACGTGGCAAATACACTTGATTCCAATCTGTGTAAGTCTGACTCCAGAATACAGTCCCCCATGCTTGGTTAAGCGCTTCCAAAGTATGGTAACGTTCTTGTACCCATTGACGGAAAGCAATATGGTCAGCTTCTGCATAGAATTCACTGACTTCACAATTCAGTTCATTATCAATCTGCCACCCGATAATAGCTGGATGATCTTTAAAATGATTTGCCATTTGGCGCGTAATATTTGCACATAGTTCCTGATATTTAGGGCTACTATAATTGTAATGTCTCCGCATACCATGCTGATATGTAACACCTTCGATCGTTGCATTCAATACTTCAGGATATTTCTGTGTTAACCATGCTGGTGGTGTAGCAGTAGGTGTTCCCATAATCACTTTCAGACCATATTGGTGTGCTAAGTCTAATACACGGTCAAACAGATCAAAGTCATATACTCCCTCTTGCGGTTCAAAAATACTCCAAGCAAATTCACCAATTCGAATATGAGACAAATTCATATCTTTCATACGTTTAAAGTCATCTTCCCAGAGCGAATCAGACCATTGTTCAGGATAATAACATACTCCTAATTGTAAAGAATCAAGTTGAATCGATTTGTTCATGACAATCACCTCTAATGTTTGGATATCTTTATTTTAAAGCGATGTCATATTTACGTATATAACGAGTAATTATCCTGATAACAATATTTTGCGATGAACATTTCAATATATAGTTGGTATTGCTATAAAATGGACTGTAGTATAGTATAAATTTCATCTGAAAGGAGTACTGAGATGAGAGAACATATTTTCTTCCCTAATCCGTCATTTGCACATTATAGTTGTTATCCAGATTTTATAGGAGGTTATCAGAACCATTCTTCTCATATCGTTGATCGTCCGGCGAACAGTAGTGATTTCAAATTAAATCGATTGTATAACCTACACTTTATTTTGAAAGGAAAAGGTTATGTATATAGTCAGGGAACCAGATATGAGCTGAGTGCCGGTCATGGATTCTTATATGGCCCCGAGTTAGCAGAACGTTATGAAGCAGATTCTTATGATCCATGGGATATCCGTTGGATTCACTTTTCCGCTTCTGGTCTGGAATCGTTATTAGGTAAACGAGGAATTAGCGAAGTATGGTTATTTGAACTACACTCTATGCAGACATTGAATATATGTATGGAAGAGCTGTTAGCTTTAGGTCGTAACTTTGATCTCAAGCAAGAGATACGCGCTTCTACTGTACTTTATGAGATGTTATTACATATTACCAAAGATGCAGTATCTCTTCATTTGCCCAAAGATCCTGCCCTACCGGGTATTCATGCAGCCGCTAATTATATGCGTGAGCACTGTACAGAACCATTATCGATCAAAGAGATCGCTCAATTTACAGGATACAGCGTACCTTATTTTACGCGTAAATTTCACCAGTCTATGGGAGTAACACCAACTGCTTATTTACTGGAATCACGTATTTTATATGCGAAAAAGCTTCTTCTTTCTACCAACAAAACTATTCAAAATATCGCCTTAGATTCAGGATTTTCGCAAAGTAGCTACTTTATTCACTGCTTCAAAAAAGTCGTTGCTATGACACCAGAACAATTCAGAGTAAGTTGGGATTCTTGATAGATCATTAGTATTAAATTCAATCTAAACAATGATTCTAGAATGAATTATTTTCCTTTATATTCTTTTCTCAATAGGTTTACTTGATTCATCACCATCATTTTTTTACTATGATTCTCCTTTGTTATGTATGAGATGTGACGACATGGTATTTATTAGATGCTTGATGCGCTAGTATACGCTTAGTTTTTTCAG contains:
- a CDS encoding beta-galactosidase, which codes for MNKSIQLDSLQLGVCYYPEQWSDSLWEDDFKRMKDMNLSHIRIGEFAWSIFEPQEGVYDFDLFDRVLDLAHQYGLKVIMGTPTATPPAWLTQKYPEVLNATIEGVTYQHGMRRHYNYSSPKYQELCANITRQMANHFKDHPAIIGWQIDNELNCEVSEFYAEADHIAFRQWVQERYHTLEALNQAWGTVFWSQTYTDWNQVYLPRLTTAHSPNPHLVLDEKRFISDNTIAFARIQADILREIAPHHWITTNGLFGHLDSHALTEEMLDFFSYDSYPQFSTIFGSDEPKPLLDRKWSQNLSVVRNISNNFCIMEQQAGPGGWVNRMNMPAPRPGQLRLWTYQSVLHGADLVMYFRWRTATFGTEIYWHGLNDYHNQPNRRIQEASQVGQEFVAIGDKIAGTTYQADIAIVKDYDNDWDGEYDIWHGPLTGKSINAWFKQLQYQHIPTDIIYLRKQTLAELQQYKVLIYPHAAIMSEQTATLLTQYVEAGGTLILGARTGYKELSGHCRMAPMPGPVASLCGISVADFTSITGNAQVPGLRWQHNNHHMAQVAELFNDILQVNEDDVEVLATYTSSYYEDAPALTQRLYGKGKVLYYGAAFHEDVVDELLSILEISSPVADWLEVPEQVEIGIRQNEQHQYIFLLNYSDQEASIQIKQQRTDVLIDTLIEGTTTIPAYGVMILQ
- a CDS encoding AraC family transcriptional regulator, translated to MREHIFFPNPSFAHYSCYPDFIGGYQNHSSHIVDRPANSSDFKLNRLYNLHFILKGKGYVYSQGTRYELSAGHGFLYGPELAERYEADSYDPWDIRWIHFSASGLESLLGKRGISEVWLFELHSMQTLNICMEELLALGRNFDLKQEIRASTVLYEMLLHITKDAVSLHLPKDPALPGIHAAANYMREHCTEPLSIKEIAQFTGYSVPYFTRKFHQSMGVTPTAYLLESRILYAKKLLLSTNKTIQNIALDSGFSQSSYFIHCFKKVVAMTPEQFRVSWDS